Genomic DNA from Nicotiana tabacum cultivar K326 chromosome 21, ASM71507v2, whole genome shotgun sequence:
CCCGCAAGATcctcttgatgtttttgttgggtGCTTCAACTGATCCATTCATCTGTGgcatgtatgctgtggaattATGATGGACGATTTTGAACTTCCCACAAATTTCCCTTATGAGATCGCTGTtgagattggctgcattgtcagtTATGATTGACTTTGGGATTTCGAATCGGTAGACTATGTTGTTACAGACAAAATCTGCCACCACCTTCTTTGTAAAAACCTTATATGTGggagcttcgacccatttggtgaaataatcgatggttacCAAGATGAAACGATAAATGTTTGATGCGGTCGGTTCTAtgggtccaatcacatccatgccccaagcggcgaatggctaAGGAGAACCCATTACATTTAACCCATTTGGCAGGACCCTAATGAAATCCCTGAGAATCTAGCACTGATGACATATCTGCACATAGCTAATACTGTccctttccatggtcatccaaaattATCCAACCCATAGAATCTTCCTTACTAAAGTGAAACCGTTCATATGAGGCCCGCACGTTCCTGCATGTATTTCTTCAAATAATTTGTTTGCTTCGGCAGCATCTACATACCTTAATAGACCCAAGTTCggggtcctcctatacaggacATCCCCGTTAAGAAAAAAGTGATTTTTCAGTCTTCTTAATGCTCGCTTCCATCCTGTAGTAGCATTCTCTGGATATTCTCTTACTTCAAGGATCATGataccaaggttttccatctagTTCTTCATCTACGTGAAAGTAGTATGCATTCTAGTCCCGAATCTCAACCTCGATGGGGTCGATGTAATTCTTGTCCAGGTGTTGAATCATGGATAAAAATGTTGCGAGAgaatcggcgaactcattctagaTTATGGGAACATGTT
This window encodes:
- the LOC142175240 gene encoding uncharacterized protein LOC142175240 → MENLGIMILEVREYPENATTGWKRALRRLKNHFFLNGDVLYRRTPNLGLLSDLIREICGKFKIVHHNSTAYMPQMNGSVEAPNKNIKRILREIVDSHSQWHVKLPFALLGYRTMMRTSIGATLYMLVYGT